A region from the Solibacillus sp. FSL H8-0523 genome encodes:
- a CDS encoding hemolysin III family protein: protein MTQIMVEQSGYSAKEEFWNGLTHGVAALLTIPATLALIAKAQVSGSTVELISYVIFGISMFCLYLASTMYHVWPNHKNFLKKLDHSSIFLLIAGTYTPIVLVAIGGTLGWTIFAIQWILAATGILLKQFFVHRFKKASLLVYIGMGWIIILVVKPLLAHIGIAGFLTLLAGGLCYTFGTYFYKNNNIPYNHAIWHVFVMGGSVAMFLAVYLYV, encoded by the coding sequence ATGACTCAAATCATGGTGGAACAAAGTGGTTATAGTGCGAAGGAAGAATTTTGGAATGGCTTAACACATGGTGTCGCCGCGCTGTTAACAATTCCTGCAACATTAGCTTTGATCGCAAAAGCGCAGGTGAGTGGCTCGACGGTAGAACTTATTAGTTATGTGATTTTTGGCATTTCCATGTTTTGCTTGTATTTAGCCTCAACGATGTATCACGTATGGCCAAACCATAAAAATTTCCTCAAAAAGCTCGATCATAGTTCAATCTTTTTACTTATTGCCGGAACGTATACACCGATTGTATTAGTCGCAATTGGTGGCACACTCGGATGGACCATTTTTGCGATTCAGTGGATTTTAGCAGCAACGGGTATTCTATTGAAACAATTTTTCGTCCACCGATTTAAAAAGGCATCGCTGCTTGTTTACATCGGGATGGGCTGGATTATTATTTTAGTTGTAAAACCATTATTAGCGCATATTGGAATTGCAGGTTTTTTAACACTACTTGCGGGTGGTCTTTGCTACACATTCGGGACGTATTTTTATAAAAACAATAACATTCCCTACAACCATGCGATTTGGCATGTATTCGTAATGGGCGGTAGTGTAGCAATGTTTTTAGCGGTTTATTTATATGTATAA
- a CDS encoding pseudouridine synthase, with translation MRLDKLLANMGYGTRKEVKVLLKQKAVTVDGDVVKDSAMHVDPEKQNVSVLGERVEYVEFIYVMMNKPPGVISATEDKYDQTVIDLLDPYFQNFEPFPVGRLDKDTEGLLLITNDGTLTHNLLSPKKHVPKWYYAKIDGVVTEADIEAFAQGVTLDDGYHTKPGELKILTSGEQSEIELMIQEGKFHQVKRMFEAVGKTVTYLKRLSMGPLTLDEELALGEYRELTKEELQSLLER, from the coding sequence ATGCGTTTAGATAAATTATTAGCGAACATGGGCTACGGCACACGTAAAGAAGTAAAGGTATTATTAAAGCAAAAGGCAGTCACGGTAGATGGTGACGTCGTGAAGGATTCCGCGATGCATGTGGATCCAGAAAAGCAAAATGTCTCGGTTTTAGGGGAGCGCGTGGAATATGTAGAGTTCATTTATGTCATGATGAACAAGCCACCAGGTGTCATTTCGGCAACGGAAGATAAATACGATCAAACAGTAATTGATTTACTTGACCCATATTTCCAGAATTTCGAGCCGTTTCCGGTAGGGCGATTAGATAAGGATACAGAAGGGCTGTTACTCATTACGAATGATGGTACGTTAACACATAATTTACTCTCACCGAAAAAGCATGTACCGAAATGGTATTACGCGAAAATTGATGGGGTTGTTACTGAGGCGGATATCGAAGCGTTCGCACAGGGGGTTACATTAGATGATGGCTATCATACAAAGCCAGGTGAATTAAAGATTTTAACTTCAGGTGAGCAGTCGGAAATCGAATTAATGATACAAGAGGGCAAGTTCCATCAAGTAAAGCGTATGTTTGAAGCGGTTGGTAAAACGGTGACGTATTTAAAACGTTTATCGATGGGGCCGCTTACCTTAGATGAAGAATTAGCACTTGGTGAATACCGCGAGCTGACAAAAGAAGAATTACAAAGTTTATTAGAGCGTTAA
- a CDS encoding polysaccharide biosynthesis protein: protein MSSLMKGTAILTVGLFLSKLLGLIYIFPFYAIVGEENIGLYNYAYIPYNIMLSIAIAGLPIAVSKFVSKYNALGDYDAGRRLVKTGALLMTLTGIVAFILMNLLATPIANIVIADKEQAFSVQQISDVIQWVSYALLVVPIMSLVRGYLQGYGHYMPTSVSQLIEQIVRIIFLLAGAFLVVNVFDGDVITAVNLSVFAAFIGALGGLVTLFYFWKKLRPEIKAVQVVAPKEYQLPYSDMYKEIFKYSIPVVFVGLGSSLFQLVDMLTFNRAMTAAGLAEVTDTYFTMLNLLTQKIVMIPVVLATGFSMAIIPTVTKFFTQGNLGQVHAAIDKTYQVLLFITVPAAIGIAILAEDLYHFFYSYSEMGTQVLSHYAPLAILFGLFSVTAAILQGVDYQKWVVFSLLAGLFVKTILNTPLIKLMSVDGAILATAIGYVVTIVINVFVINKVTNYQMKVARRRILLIFLLTAFMAVSVWVTHFALSAIAPADSKLLALAYAVICAAVGVAVYGAISIKLGLAQLLLGEKLTKILRKLRLAK, encoded by the coding sequence ATGTCTTCTTTAATGAAGGGAACGGCGATTTTAACGGTCGGCTTATTTTTATCAAAGCTTTTAGGCTTAATTTATATTTTCCCGTTTTATGCGATTGTAGGCGAAGAAAATATCGGTTTATATAACTATGCTTACATTCCGTATAATATTATGCTAAGTATTGCCATTGCCGGGCTGCCAATTGCGGTTTCGAAATTTGTTTCGAAATACAATGCGCTCGGTGACTATGATGCCGGACGCCGCTTAGTAAAAACGGGCGCACTGTTAATGACGCTTACAGGAATTGTAGCGTTTATTTTAATGAATTTATTAGCAACACCGATTGCCAATATTGTTATTGCAGATAAAGAGCAGGCATTTAGTGTACAGCAAATTTCTGATGTAATTCAGTGGGTAAGCTATGCATTGCTTGTTGTGCCAATTATGAGTTTAGTGCGCGGGTATTTGCAGGGGTATGGTCATTATATGCCAACTTCGGTATCACAGCTCATTGAACAAATTGTACGAATTATTTTCTTACTTGCTGGGGCGTTCTTAGTTGTAAATGTGTTTGATGGGGACGTCATAACTGCTGTCAACTTGTCGGTATTTGCTGCGTTTATTGGCGCACTTGGCGGACTTGTTACATTATTTTATTTCTGGAAAAAGCTGCGTCCTGAAATAAAAGCGGTGCAAGTAGTGGCACCAAAGGAATACCAGTTGCCCTATTCAGATATGTATAAGGAAATCTTTAAGTATTCGATTCCAGTAGTATTTGTTGGGTTAGGGAGCTCGCTCTTCCAATTAGTGGATATGCTAACGTTTAACCGCGCGATGACTGCAGCAGGTCTAGCAGAAGTAACGGATACGTACTTCACAATGCTGAACTTATTAACACAAAAGATCGTCATGATTCCCGTTGTATTAGCGACAGGCTTTTCGATGGCCATCATTCCAACCGTAACGAAGTTTTTCACGCAGGGTAACTTAGGTCAAGTACATGCCGCGATTGATAAAACGTATCAGGTGCTGTTATTTATTACAGTACCGGCAGCAATTGGGATTGCCATTTTAGCAGAAGATTTATATCACTTCTTCTATTCATATAGCGAAATGGGGACGCAAGTGTTAAGTCACTACGCACCACTTGCGATTTTATTTGGTTTATTCTCGGTGACGGCTGCCATTTTACAAGGGGTCGATTATCAAAAATGGGTGGTGTTCAGCTTACTTGCAGGGCTGTTTGTCAAAACAATCTTAAACACACCACTGATTAAGCTCATGTCAGTAGATGGTGCGATTTTAGCAACAGCAATTGGTTATGTTGTCACGATTGTTATTAATGTATTTGTCATTAACAAAGTGACAAACTATCAAATGAAAGTAGCGCGTCGTCGCATTTTATTGATTTTCTTATTAACTGCTTTCATGGCGGTATCGGTTTGGGTGACGCATTTCGCGTTAAGTGCAATTGCACCAGCCGATTCAAAATTACTAGCACTAGCATATGCCGTGATTTGTGCCGCTGTTGGAGTTGCAGTTTACGGAGCGATTTCGATTAAATTAGGTTTAGCACAGCTATTATTAGGTGAAAAATTAACAAAAATATTACGTAAATTACGATTAGCAAAATAA
- a CDS encoding nuclease-related domain-containing protein, whose amino-acid sequence MAQLVKLQDYISRYQIDLARYPTQFIRLKQNQWNRVKHQWQTGEVIDRWEHLEKEVIQEEEKKSSLLSKIFPFGKKAKIVEESTDDIEKVKISNDWAIEEEVPDEDTTLFFEPNIVYAPKTLEELKKMFIDQFFHFQMKWASSTMREKSYVDPKFMRDTLLRAMLQTLPDNYLIFYYPIIKVKKAPIELDIIILTPTDCLCITILEQEEQAVYIANSERFWIKKVGKNDKKVLSPLIQLNRMETLMEQLFTQNGIEVPIKKVLLTRNGYIDYPGSMYGTQFVDKRKFPEWMKQLNRSVSPMKHMQMRAAQAILNNVQTTSFHRDIWNTGSTENKES is encoded by the coding sequence ATGGCTCAGTTAGTAAAATTACAGGATTATATTTCGCGCTATCAAATTGATTTAGCGCGTTACCCGACACAGTTTATCCGTTTAAAACAAAATCAGTGGAATCGTGTCAAGCATCAATGGCAAACAGGTGAAGTAATTGACCGTTGGGAACATTTAGAGAAAGAAGTAATCCAAGAAGAAGAGAAAAAGTCATCACTTTTATCAAAAATTTTCCCGTTCGGTAAAAAGGCAAAAATTGTTGAGGAGTCTACTGACGATATTGAAAAGGTGAAAATCTCAAATGATTGGGCGATTGAAGAAGAAGTGCCTGATGAAGATACAACGCTATTTTTTGAACCAAACATCGTGTATGCACCAAAAACATTAGAAGAATTAAAGAAAATGTTTATCGATCAGTTTTTCCATTTCCAAATGAAATGGGCAAGCTCTACCATGCGCGAAAAATCCTATGTCGATCCGAAGTTCATGCGCGACACATTACTGCGCGCGATGTTGCAAACGTTGCCGGATAACTACTTAATTTTCTATTATCCAATTATTAAAGTGAAAAAAGCGCCGATTGAACTGGATATTATTATTTTAACGCCGACAGATTGTCTTTGTATTACGATATTAGAGCAGGAAGAGCAAGCCGTTTATATTGCAAATAGTGAGCGCTTTTGGATTAAAAAGGTTGGAAAAAATGATAAAAAAGTACTTAGCCCGTTAATTCAATTAAATCGTATGGAGACGCTGATGGAGCAATTATTCACGCAAAATGGAATCGAAGTACCCATCAAAAAAGTGTTATTAACACGCAATGGCTATATTGATTACCCTGGATCGATGTACGGGACGCAATTTGTCGACAAGCGTAAGTTCCCAGAATGGATGAAACAGTTGAATCGCTCTGTTTCGCCAATGAAGCATATGCAAATGCGCGCAGCACAAGCGATTTTGAATAATGTGCAAACAACATCATTCCATCGTGACATTTGGAATACGGGAAGCACAGAAAATAAGGAAAGCTAA
- a CDS encoding NAD(P)/FAD-dependent oxidoreductase, with the protein MFDCIVIGGGPSGLMAAIAAAEKNKKVLLLEKGSKLGKKLAISGGGRCNVTNRLSVEEIIKHIPGNGRFMFSPFTVYNNEDIIRFFEGLGVPLKEEDHGRMFPVSNRAQDVVDALINELKRLKVEVRLHTAVNKLMMDDEKIHGVRLESGEEIRANTVVVAVGGKAVPQTGSTGDGYPWAERAGHTVTTLFPTEVPVTSKEPFIQSRELQGLALRDVAVSVLNKKGKVLVTHKMDMLFTHFGLSGPAILRCSQFIVKEQLKTGSAPVQVRIQSLTDYNEETAFQMLNKTIKEDPKKAVKNLWKSLAQERWLLFLLERAGIDPMLTGIELSQEKIRNFARELVGFTMNVHGTQSLDKAFVTGGGVSVKEIEPKTMASKKKLGLYFCGEILDIHGYTGGYNITSALVTGRIAGMSAGSFTF; encoded by the coding sequence ATGTTTGATTGTATCGTTATCGGAGGCGGGCCTTCAGGTTTAATGGCCGCGATTGCCGCAGCCGAAAAAAATAAAAAAGTATTATTACTAGAAAAAGGCTCGAAGCTAGGGAAAAAACTAGCCATTTCTGGTGGTGGGCGTTGTAACGTCACGAATCGTTTATCGGTCGAGGAGATTATTAAGCACATTCCGGGTAACGGACGCTTTATGTTTAGTCCGTTCACGGTGTATAACAATGAAGACATTATTCGCTTTTTCGAAGGCTTAGGTGTGCCGTTAAAAGAGGAAGATCACGGGCGTATGTTCCCTGTTTCAAACCGTGCACAAGATGTGGTTGATGCACTGATCAATGAATTAAAACGTTTAAAAGTCGAAGTTCGTCTGCATACAGCGGTAAACAAATTAATGATGGACGACGAAAAAATTCATGGTGTCCGCCTAGAAAGTGGCGAAGAAATTCGTGCGAATACTGTGGTTGTCGCAGTTGGCGGTAAAGCTGTTCCACAAACCGGCTCAACAGGTGATGGCTATCCGTGGGCAGAGCGCGCTGGACATACGGTCACAACATTATTCCCAACAGAAGTACCCGTAACATCTAAGGAACCATTCATCCAATCACGTGAACTCCAAGGGTTAGCACTGCGCGATGTCGCCGTTTCTGTGTTAAATAAAAAAGGTAAAGTACTTGTGACGCACAAAATGGATATGCTGTTTACGCACTTCGGCTTAAGTGGCCCAGCGATTTTACGTTGTAGCCAATTCATCGTGAAAGAACAATTAAAAACGGGTAGTGCACCTGTACAAGTACGCATTCAGTCGTTAACAGACTACAATGAAGAAACAGCTTTCCAAATGTTAAATAAAACAATTAAAGAAGATCCGAAAAAGGCCGTTAAAAATTTATGGAAATCTCTTGCCCAAGAGCGTTGGTTACTATTTTTACTAGAACGTGCTGGCATTGATCCAATGCTTACAGGTATCGAATTATCACAGGAAAAGATTCGTAACTTTGCGCGTGAATTAGTCGGCTTTACGATGAATGTACACGGTACACAATCTCTCGATAAAGCTTTCGTTACAGGTGGCGGTGTATCAGTAAAAGAAATCGAACCAAAAACGATGGCCTCTAAGAAAAAACTAGGTCTTTATTTCTGCGGTGAAATTTTAGATATTCATGGCTATACAGGTGGCTACAACATCACATCCGCTTTAGTAACTGGTCGTATTGCGGGTATGAGCGCAGGTTCTTTCACTTTTTAA
- a CDS encoding YegS/Rv2252/BmrU family lipid kinase: MFVHFILNPNAGNGRGQKKWRQLQPHLTIPYEFHETEYAGHTCELARSIARTATKKQPVCIIAIGGDGTLHEVVNGVAMSEHVYIGAIAAGSGNDFARGYHVFKDAKQLEQFVVSKQATVHDVGVARINDYEKRFVNNFGIGFDAFVAIMANESQLKKKLNKWKLGKLSYPYYVIQALFTFKPFQLTAIHNGKREVYNDVWFATVSNQPFFGGGMNLSPVSNTQDGKLEVTVVSNLSKWKLLLLFGSVFFAKHTQMKEVQQFEVQQIQFEFQFDEQVMSHADGEKQQLQPGTNVILVYVDEKAWHLAK, translated from the coding sequence ATGTTTGTTCATTTTATTTTAAATCCAAATGCGGGCAATGGACGTGGTCAAAAAAAGTGGCGACAATTGCAACCACACTTAACGATTCCGTATGAATTTCATGAAACCGAATATGCAGGACATACATGTGAGCTTGCTCGTTCCATTGCGAGGACGGCAACAAAAAAGCAACCGGTATGCATCATTGCGATTGGTGGCGATGGTACGCTCCATGAAGTTGTAAATGGGGTTGCAATGAGTGAACATGTGTATATTGGGGCTATTGCAGCAGGTTCGGGCAATGATTTTGCGAGGGGCTATCATGTTTTTAAAGATGCTAAGCAGCTTGAACAGTTCGTAGTAAGTAAGCAAGCCACTGTGCATGATGTAGGTGTGGCGCGAATTAATGATTATGAAAAGCGATTTGTCAATAATTTCGGCATCGGTTTTGATGCATTTGTAGCCATTATGGCAAACGAATCGCAGCTTAAGAAAAAACTTAATAAGTGGAAGCTTGGGAAACTGAGCTATCCGTATTATGTTATACAAGCCTTATTCACATTTAAACCGTTTCAATTAACAGCGATACATAATGGTAAGCGTGAAGTGTATAATGATGTTTGGTTTGCAACCGTTAGTAATCAACCATTTTTTGGAGGCGGGATGAATTTATCACCTGTTTCGAATACACAAGATGGTAAACTTGAAGTGACCGTCGTATCGAATTTATCAAAGTGGAAATTATTATTGCTTTTTGGTAGTGTATTTTTTGCGAAGCATACGCAAATGAAAGAAGTGCAACAGTTTGAAGTCCAACAAATTCAATTTGAGTTTCAGTTTGATGAACAAGTGATGTCCCATGCGGACGGTGAAAAGCAACAGCTTCAGCCAGGTACGAATGTGATTTTGGTGTACGTCGACGAAAAAGCGTGGCATTTAGCAAAATAA
- a CDS encoding SRPBCC family protein — MAQASHAVQIPVAQEKVWAFVSKIEKWATLVPAYKEHKQVDDQTSHWTFEGNFKGLSKKIELEIKIVEMNEPTNIKFQIKGLSDNFSGGGEFKAEAKDGGTLMTGIVEVSAGGLSGAVLTPAIKVLLPKITTRLTEKIARHIQA, encoded by the coding sequence ATGGCACAAGCATCACATGCAGTACAAATTCCAGTAGCGCAAGAAAAAGTATGGGCGTTCGTAAGCAAAATTGAAAAGTGGGCAACATTAGTTCCAGCCTACAAAGAGCACAAACAAGTCGATGATCAAACATCGCATTGGACATTCGAAGGCAATTTCAAGGGCTTATCGAAAAAAATCGAATTAGAGATTAAAATCGTTGAAATGAACGAACCAACAAACATCAAATTTCAAATCAAAGGCCTTTCAGATAACTTCTCTGGTGGCGGCGAATTCAAAGCCGAAGCAAAAGATGGCGGCACACTGATGACAGGTATCGTTGAAGTATCAGCAGGTGGCTTATCAGGTGCTGTATTAACACCAGCAATTAAAGTGTTATTACCAAAAATCACAACACGTTTAACAGAAAAAATCGCGCGTCACATCCAAGCGTAA
- a CDS encoding cysteine methyltransferase: MLNSDAKQSNLYLAADESMQIHLSVKKIRDLNKDELSFAVRTFCFLEQEDGFAQSTLLKLVLGIHKQGDGMTLAIDLVDLPNIFPLQLKNIIEHLQKSPVLLQQITQQLSYIQASDNRENAEQAARAKEFFVSHTQRGITSFTTNRQATEMLWLTNQQQIIANISPFKLDEKGGHINFTVKIGFKNSHLLQCYEVECMMHMFNEGEKLGYYFELYLDQDNYHHQLMYEKLPDQFMDNKAFLQQILVQMKKRNEEHYDEYLQVLIEKFIASI; this comes from the coding sequence ATGCTAAATTCTGACGCAAAACAATCCAATTTATATTTAGCGGCAGATGAATCGATGCAGATTCATTTGTCCGTTAAAAAAATACGTGACCTAAACAAAGATGAGCTGTCTTTTGCAGTTCGTACATTTTGTTTTCTCGAACAAGAAGATGGCTTTGCCCAAAGTACGCTATTAAAGCTCGTTTTAGGGATTCATAAACAGGGCGATGGCATGACGCTTGCTATTGATTTAGTGGATCTCCCGAATATTTTTCCATTGCAATTAAAAAATATTATTGAGCACCTTCAAAAAAGCCCAGTTTTACTACAGCAGATCACACAGCAGCTTTCGTACATACAGGCGTCTGATAACCGTGAAAATGCCGAACAAGCTGCACGCGCAAAGGAATTTTTTGTTTCCCATACGCAAAGAGGCATTACAAGCTTTACAACAAACCGCCAAGCAACGGAAATGCTGTGGCTAACGAATCAACAACAGATTATTGCAAATATCAGTCCCTTTAAGCTGGATGAAAAAGGCGGGCATATTAACTTTACCGTAAAAATCGGCTTCAAAAATAGTCACTTACTGCAATGCTACGAAGTGGAATGCATGATGCACATGTTCAATGAAGGCGAAAAATTAGGCTATTATTTCGAGCTCTATTTAGATCAAGATAATTATCATCATCAATTAATGTATGAAAAATTACCAGATCAGTTCATGGACAACAAAGCTTTCCTACAACAAATTTTAGTGCAAATGAAAAAACGCAACGAAGAACACTACGATGAATACTTACAAGTTTTAATAGAAAAATTTATCGCGAGTATTTAA
- a CDS encoding DeoR family transcriptional regulator, whose translation MKPTTDRMLNRIKDVYMFILNKGEVTTQDLVEEFNITPRTIQRDLNVLAFNDLVMSPSRGKWTTTKKKVKMTS comes from the coding sequence ATGAAACCAACTACTGACAGAATGCTTAATCGTATTAAAGACGTGTACATGTTTATCCTGAATAAAGGTGAAGTAACTACACAGGATTTAGTCGAAGAGTTCAACATCACTCCTCGCACCATTCAAAGAGATTTGAATGTGTTAGCCTTCAATGACTTGGTAATGAGCCCAAGTCGAGGTAAATGGACAACGACGAAGAAAAAAGTAAAAATGACATCTTAG
- the dat gene encoding D-amino-acid transaminase produces the protein MSYSLFNDQIVKDEEVVIDKEDRGYQFGDGVYEVVKVYNGELFTATEHIDRFYASAEKIRIAIPYTKDKLHQLVHQLVEANNIDTGHVYFQITRGTCPRNHVFPGDDVKPVLTGNAKENPRPVANFENGVKATFVEDIRWLRCDIKSLNLLGAVLAKQEAHEKGCYEAILHRGETITEGSSSNIYGVKDGVLYTHPADNLILNGITRQVILTCAAEIGMSVKEEPMTKAALLEMDEVIVSSTTSEVTPIIDVDGTAIGNGTPGEWTRKLQAQFETKIPKGINA, from the coding sequence ATGAGCTATAGTTTATTTAATGACCAAATTGTAAAAGATGAAGAAGTAGTAATTGATAAGGAAGACCGTGGCTATCAGTTTGGAGACGGCGTTTATGAAGTTGTGAAAGTCTATAATGGTGAATTATTTACAGCAACAGAGCATATCGATCGTTTTTACGCGAGTGCTGAAAAAATTCGCATTGCCATTCCGTATACAAAGGATAAATTACACCAACTAGTACACCAATTAGTAGAAGCAAATAACATCGACACAGGTCACGTATACTTCCAAATTACGCGCGGCACTTGCCCACGTAATCACGTATTCCCGGGCGATGATGTCAAACCAGTGCTTACAGGGAACGCGAAGGAAAATCCACGTCCAGTGGCAAACTTTGAAAATGGTGTAAAAGCAACATTTGTAGAAGATATTCGTTGGTTACGTTGCGACATTAAATCACTGAACTTACTAGGTGCGGTACTTGCTAAACAAGAAGCACACGAAAAAGGCTGCTATGAGGCGATTTTACACCGCGGTGAAACGATAACAGAAGGTTCATCTTCTAATATTTACGGCGTGAAAGACGGCGTGTTATACACACACCCAGCAGATAACCTAATCTTAAACGGGATTACACGCCAAGTGATTTTAACATGTGCTGCTGAGATTGGGATGTCTGTAAAAGAAGAGCCAATGACAAAAGCGGCATTACTTGAAATGGATGAAGTGATTGTTTCTTCTACAACGTCTGAAGTAACACCGATTATTGATGTCGATGGAACAGCGATTGGAAACGGAACACCAGGAGAATGGACACGTAAATTACAAGCGCAATTCGAGACGAAAATACCTAAAGGGATTAACGCTTAA
- a CDS encoding sigma-70 family RNA polymerase sigma factor produces MTEHLKEVMNAYGEYCIRVAYLYVKDWAAAEEIVQDVFLAYYKQHHQYAGRSSLKTYLVKITVHKSHDYLQSWKRKVELFMPSKAGTPSVEAIKIQQEQQTELLAALLQLPIKYREVLLLHYYDDYKIREIADILQVSESTVKTRLVRGRDKLKTLLVDFEWEVLLNDEMEG; encoded by the coding sequence GTGACGGAGCATTTAAAGGAAGTAATGAACGCTTATGGTGAATACTGCATACGCGTCGCCTATTTGTATGTAAAGGATTGGGCTGCTGCTGAGGAAATTGTACAAGATGTGTTTTTAGCGTACTACAAGCAGCACCATCAATATGCAGGGCGTTCTTCATTAAAAACGTATTTAGTGAAAATTACGGTACATAAAAGTCATGATTATTTGCAGAGTTGGAAGCGAAAAGTAGAGCTATTTATGCCGTCAAAAGCGGGGACTCCATCTGTTGAAGCAATCAAAATTCAGCAAGAGCAGCAAACCGAATTACTGGCTGCTTTGCTACAGCTACCGATTAAATACCGTGAAGTGTTGCTCTTACATTATTACGATGATTATAAAATTCGTGAAATTGCGGATATTTTGCAGGTGAGTGAAAGTACAGTGAAAACCCGACTTGTGCGTGGACGAGACAAATTAAAAACGCTGCTCGTGGATTTTGAATGGGAGGTGCTGCTGAATGACGAAATGGAAGGATGA
- the pepV gene encoding dipeptidase PepV gives MDWLKIAQAREQELIAELQQLLQIESVLDEEQATAEMPFGPGPKAALDFMLEQGAARGMVTKNVDHMAGHIEMGQGEDLIGVLCHVDVVPAGNPATWTYPPFEGRIVDGKLYARGAIDDKGPTMAAWLAMKMIQDEGIELNKRVRMIIGSDEESGFRCVDRYFEKEEMPTIGFAPDADFPLINAEKGIAHLVFASKEKPVVNELVSFKAGKRTNMVPDEAIATLKYVGLNASENFHTFLKENDVQGSFIEQGDTIIITIKGKSAHAMEPEKGRNAAVMLAKFLQNVVTTAEAKAFVDFIVNVFDNDHYGTFLQLNFEDDMSGPTTLNPGIVSFTENGAVIEVSMRYSVTYPFEEKMTSAQSLLQNEAFTLDVAGNSAPHYVSEDDELVQTLMNVYQKYSGDFRKPLSTGGGTYARVMKKGVAFGMLFPGEPDVAHQADEFVVVENLVKAAAIYAEAIVKLATK, from the coding sequence ATGGATTGGTTAAAAATTGCACAGGCGCGTGAACAGGAACTAATTGCCGAGTTACAGCAATTACTACAAATCGAAAGTGTACTTGATGAAGAACAGGCAACAGCCGAAATGCCATTCGGTCCTGGGCCAAAAGCGGCGTTAGATTTTATGCTTGAACAAGGTGCAGCACGTGGTATGGTCACAAAAAATGTGGACCATATGGCGGGGCATATTGAAATGGGACAAGGTGAAGATTTAATCGGTGTTCTTTGTCACGTGGACGTTGTACCGGCGGGTAACCCTGCAACATGGACGTATCCGCCGTTTGAAGGGCGTATTGTAGACGGTAAGTTATATGCGCGCGGAGCGATTGATGATAAAGGCCCAACAATGGCAGCGTGGCTTGCGATGAAAATGATTCAAGATGAAGGCATTGAGTTAAACAAGCGTGTGCGTATGATTATTGGCTCAGACGAAGAAAGTGGCTTCCGTTGTGTCGATCGTTATTTCGAAAAAGAAGAAATGCCTACAATCGGCTTCGCACCAGATGCAGATTTTCCATTAATCAACGCGGAAAAAGGTATCGCGCATTTAGTATTTGCGAGCAAAGAAAAGCCAGTAGTAAATGAGCTTGTATCCTTTAAAGCGGGTAAGCGTACAAATATGGTACCGGATGAAGCAATTGCAACATTGAAATATGTCGGATTAAACGCAAGTGAGAATTTTCACACATTTTTAAAAGAAAATGATGTTCAAGGTTCTTTCATTGAGCAGGGTGATACGATTATAATTACGATTAAAGGGAAATCCGCGCATGCAATGGAGCCTGAAAAAGGACGAAATGCAGCGGTGATGTTAGCGAAATTTTTACAAAACGTGGTGACAACAGCAGAAGCAAAGGCCTTTGTTGACTTCATCGTGAATGTATTTGACAACGATCACTACGGTACGTTTTTACAATTAAACTTTGAAGACGACATGTCGGGTCCAACAACGTTAAATCCAGGTATTGTGTCATTTACTGAAAACGGGGCAGTCATTGAAGTGAGTATGCGTTACTCTGTGACGTATCCATTTGAAGAAAAAATGACGTCTGCGCAAAGTTTATTACAAAACGAAGCGTTCACATTAGATGTAGCGGGTAACTCAGCACCACACTACGTAAGTGAAGATGATGAACTCGTGCAAACATTAATGAACGTCTACCAAAAGTATAGTGGTGATTTCCGTAAACCACTATCAACAGGTGGTGGTACGTACGCGCGTGTCATGAAAAAAGGTGTAGCTTTTGGGATGTTATTCCCAGGTGAGCCAGATGTTGCACACCAAGCCGATGAGTTTGTTGTCGTAGAGAACTTAGTAAAAGCAGCAGCGATTTATGCAGAAGCGATTGTAAAATTAGCAACTAAATAA